From the genome of Chryseobacterium geocarposphaerae:
TGTAAAAATTCTTCTGTTTAAAGTTTAAAAACTTAAAATTTGCTTAAAAAATCACTCTTTTTGATCTTAAAAATTTCCCCAAAATTGATAGCCGGGAAGAAAATTTCAGCAGTTTTCCTGATTTTTGTCATCTTTTTAGAGGATTATGATAAGCTCTATTTTATACTTTATAAAAATTAAACTTATTATATATAATATAAAGACTAAATAATACTATTTTTTATCAAATTAACAGATTAGATTATCATTCGTTTTTTTGGCATGATTTTATATATAACTATAAGTTAAGTATTAATTTTGGTTAATCTAAAACATGAAATTTTCTTAAAATATTTCTTTTTTCTTCCTGTTTTTAATTTTATGTATTTGTAAATCATTGATTTATAATTTTAAATTAATTTTTTGTTAACTAATTGAAGAATAATTATATATTTAACGACAAGTATTCCTATTATTTTTTAGTGTAATTTTATGCAATCGATTACGCAATGTTTAACAGGTTTTGATAAAACCGCAAAAAGAAATAGTATAAAGTAGTATGTCACAATCAGAATTTCGTTACGCCCATCATCCTGAAGATGTAAAAAAATATACAACTGAAGAGCTGAGAAGGGAGTTTCTAATCAATGATTTATTTAATGAGGATAAGATAAAATTAGTTTATTCTATGTATGACAGGCTTATTGTAGGAGGTATCATGCCTTCGACACAGGCTTTAAAACTGGAACCTACAGACGATTTGAAAGCTCAGTATTTCCTTGACAGAAGAGAATTGGGGATCATCAACGTTGGGGGCACAGGAAAAGTTACAGTAGATGGAGAAGTATATGAGCTTGGAAACAAAGAGGCTTTATATATTGGTAAAGGAGCAAAAGAAGTTGTTTTTGAGAAAACAGGTGATGCACAGCCTTATTTTTACATCAACTCTGCTCCGGCGCACCATACTTATCCAAACAAAAAGATCACGAAGAACGAAGCTGAAATTGTAGAGCTTGGTGAAGAAAAATACGCAAACAAGCGCACCATCAATAAACTGATTGTAAATTCGGTATTAGAAACATGCCAGCTTCAAATGGGAATGACGGAACTTCATCCGGGAAGCGTTTGGAACACGATGCCTGCACATACTCACACAAGAAGAATGGAAGCCTATTTTTATTTCGACCTGGAAGAAGGACAGACGGTGAGTCACTTTATGGGGCAGCCTCATGAAACACGTCATATTTTTATGACCAACAGACAGGCGGTACTGTCTCCGGAATGGTCGATCCACTCAGGAGTCGGAACTTCCAATTATACTTTTATCTGGGGTATGGCCGGGGAAAATATGGACTACGGCGATATGGATGGTATCAAAACTAACGAACTAAAGTAATTTTTCTAATGAATTTATTTGATTTATCCGGCAAAGTAGC
Proteins encoded in this window:
- the kduI gene encoding 5-dehydro-4-deoxy-D-glucuronate isomerase; translation: MSQSEFRYAHHPEDVKKYTTEELRREFLINDLFNEDKIKLVYSMYDRLIVGGIMPSTQALKLEPTDDLKAQYFLDRRELGIINVGGTGKVTVDGEVYELGNKEALYIGKGAKEVVFEKTGDAQPYFYINSAPAHHTYPNKKITKNEAEIVELGEEKYANKRTINKLIVNSVLETCQLQMGMTELHPGSVWNTMPAHTHTRRMEAYFYFDLEEGQTVSHFMGQPHETRHIFMTNRQAVLSPEWSIHSGVGTSNYTFIWGMAGENMDYGDMDGIKTNELK